The window AACGGTACGTGGCGCACGGCACCAATCTGCGCTTGATCAACACAGACTTCAACAAGGTCAAAGACCCTCAAGGCAAACCGGTGGGCGAGCCCATGCTGGCGATGCTTGCCCGACAGGACGCGGGCGAATACGAATACCGCTGGCGCAATCCGGTCACCGGCAAGGTGGAGAACAAACACGCCTACATGCGCAAGGCCGGTAACTATCTGGTGGCGGTAGGTTATTACAGTCAGTGAGAAGCAAGCTGCAAGCTACAAGCTGACTAGCTGCCTCACTTGAAGCTTGCCGCTCACTTGCCTACCGCTCCTTGTGGCCCTTGCCCCGCAACAAATTATTGGGCATCAATAACGCGGCGCTCAGGCCCAGCAGGGAAATGCCTGCGCTGATCATCAGCAGGTGTTTGAACGTTATCGCCAGTTCGCCGCGCAACGCTTGCAATGCGGGGCCGCTGGCGGCATTGAGGCTGTCCATCAACACGTTGCCGGATGCACCTTCGCCGCCGATGGGGCCTGCGCTGATGTGAGCCAGGCCGGTGCCTTGCAGCATGGCCAGCAACAGCGCAGACATCACGGCCACGCCAACCGCGCCACCCAGCGAGCGGAACAGGTTGGTGGTGCTGGTTGCCACCCCCATGTCATGAACGGCTACCGAGTTTTGCGTGCCCACCAGTGAGGTTGGGAACTGCATGCCGCTGGCGATCCCGGTCAGGATCATGAACAGGCTGGTCAGTACCACCGATTGCGGCGGGGTGAAGGCCATGCCGAGGATGGCGAACGGCATCAGCAGCGCCCCGGTCAGAATCATCGGTTTGTAACGCCCGGTCAGGGACGTACGACGGCCCGCGAAAAAAGCTCCCATGGGCATGCCCATCGCCAGAGGCAGAAGGTGCAGCGCTGCGCTGTCGGCCCCGCCGCCGGTAACGGTCTGAAAGCGTAGCGGTATCAGGACAATCAGCGAAATCGCCTGGAAGCTGGTGAAGAAAATCGTACACCAGCACAACACCGCGTTGCGGTTGGCGAACAGGTGCATCGGCAGCAGGGGCTCTGTAGTGCGCCGTTCGTACAGCACAAACAGCGCCAGGGTCAGCAGCGCCACGGCCAGCAAGATCATCACCTGCTGATCGCGCCAGCCGCGCCCCTGGCCAATTTCGGTAATACCCAGCAACAGCGCCGTCAGGCCAATGATCATCAGCACGGTGCCGAGGTAATCGATGATCGGCTTGCGCTGCGGGACCGGCAGGCCTAGCAGAGTTCGCTTGGCGATCCACCAGGCCAGCAGGCCCAGCGGCAGGTTGATCAGAAATACCCAGCGCCATGACAGGTACTCGGTCATGAAACCGCCCAGCACGGGGCCGGCCACACTGGCAACCGCATACATGCTGCTGAAGTAGCCCTGATAACGGCCGCGCTCGCGAGGAGGCACCAGATCGCCAATGATGGCCTGACTGACCGACACCATGCCGCCTGCGCCGATGCCCTGCAGCACCCTGGCCAGCACCAGTTGCTCCATGCTCTGTGCCGCGCCGCAGAACAGTGAGGCGAGTGTGAAGAGCCCCAGTCCGAACAGCATCAACTTACGCCGCCCATACAAGTCGCCCAGTTTGCCGTAGATCGGTACGGCCACGGTCAAAGCGACCATATAGGCAGAGATCACCCAGGCCAACA of the Paucimonas lemoignei genome contains:
- the bmr3 gene encoding putative transporter-like membrane protein: MTTLNHTTPSIRSVLFALMMAVFLSALDQTIVAVSMPAISAQFNDFDLLAWVISAYMVALTVAVPIYGKLGDLYGRRKLMLFGLGLFTLASLFCGAAQSMEQLVLARVLQGIGAGGMVSVSQAIIGDLVPPRERGRYQGYFSSMYAVASVAGPVLGGFMTEYLSWRWVFLINLPLGLLAWWIAKRTLLGLPVPQRKPIIDYLGTVLMIIGLTALLLGITEIGQGRGWRDQQVMILLAVALLTLALFVLYERRTTEPLLPMHLFANRNAVLCWCTIFFTSFQAISLIVLIPLRFQTVTGGGADSAALHLLPLAMGMPMGAFFAGRRTSLTGRYKPMILTGALLMPFAILGMAFTPPQSVVLTSLFMILTGIASGMQFPTSLVGTQNSVAVHDMGVATSTTNLFRSLGGAVGVAVMSALLLAMLQGTGLAHISAGPIGGEGASGNVLMDSLNAASGPALQALRGELAITFKHLLMISAGISLLGLSAALLMPNNLLRGKGHKER